One genomic window of Hydra vulgaris chromosome 03, alternate assembly HydraT2T_AEP includes the following:
- the LOC100201681 gene encoding U3 small nucleolar ribonucleoprotein protein IMP3 produces the protein MVRKLKFHEQKLLKKVDFIDWKKDSTLRENKILRKYHIQKSEDYTKYNKLCGSVHQLATKIKELSPKDPYRIECTRKLLLKLYNLGLVNDCKDFSLIEKVTSSSFCRRRLPVVMHRIKMAEHIKDAVKYIEQGHVRVGPEVVQDPAYLVPRNMEDYITWVDSSKIRKHVMEYNDIRDDFDLM, from the coding sequence atggttcGGAAACTTAAATTTCATgagcaaaaattattaaaaaaggttgATTTTATTGACTGGAAGAAAGATAGTACTCTACGAGAAAACAAGATATTACGTAAATACCACATTCAGAAATCTGAAGACTACACAAAGTATAACAAACTATGTGGTTCTGTTCATCAATTAGCAACAAAGATTAAAGAGCTGAGTCCTAAAGACCCATATCGTATTGAGTGTACAAGAAAACTCTTGTTAAAGCTATACAATTTAGGTCTTGTAAATGATTGCAAAGATTTTTcgttaattgaaaaagttactTCATCTTCTTTTTGCAGAAGAAGATTACCTGTTGTTATGCATAGAATCAAAATGGCTGAACATATAAAAGACGCTGTTAAGTATATTGAACAAGGTCATGTGCGAGTTGGTCCAGAAGTTGTTCAAGATCCTGCTTATTTAGTACCTCGTAATATGGAGGACTATATCACATGGGTAGATTcatcaaaaattagaaaacatgTTATGGAGTATAATGATATTCGAGATGACTTTGATCTTATGTAG